A window of the Schlesneria paludicola DSM 18645 genome harbors these coding sequences:
- a CDS encoding PVC-type heme-binding CxxCH protein, producing MVCVSAIRVDYALVVSLLFLGATGNTPAAEVQLNGHTFTLPDGFEIEAVAAAPLVNRPITADFDERGRLYVADSSGSNDKPAKQLEERTHRIVRLEDTDGDGRFDKSVVFADKMMFPEGTLWYDGSLYVSAPPSIWKLTDTDGDGVADQRVEWFEGKTLTGCANDLHGPYLGLDGWIYWCKGAFAEQTYLQLPKAVRTSSDPKDATVKLEPRTLVSKAAHIFRRKADGTGIVESVMAGGMDNPVDVAFMPTGERIFTTTFLQHPGGGLRDGLIHAIYGGVYGKNHGVINSHPRTGELMPSLVHMGPAAPCGLTCYESAVFGNDYRDNLFACQFNMHKVSRHVLEPEGASYKPTTTDFLVSSNLDFHPTDIQEDADGSLVVCDTGGWYTMCCPTSQLTKPDILGAIYRVRRIGAVRVADARGQKLDWKGPSTAELVSRLADSRPAVVTSAIQLLAKQGVVAIPELTKAVKDSKNPDVRRNAVWTLTRIEHPQARTLVRNAISDPQLTVRLAALNSVSLWRDQDALSSLTTCLGDDSLQIRRVAAEALGRLESELAIPRLLELAAKLPSDRILEHSVTYALIEIGKSLELPTAPALNKPVSPSLQRVVAIANDQMPGGKVDPQQVVPWLTSKEPLLKETALWLVGRHADWGDALAGYLRFRLQSPGLSEDEQLELVRQLAQFAGDASIQQLIASHVAASVPGGTKDSRRIVLEAMRTSALKEMPIGWIEPLTGVLIESDAALVPIAIGTVRAIPIKGATDDLRVALLKIASNHALSEPVRVEALAAIPDGVALPAAEHFQLLADSLREEASVSTRSAAVEAFVKSKLDTTPLAMLVDSIPLVGPLELNRLLSAFEHCTDEGIGMKLIAALKRSPVLTSLRVDAVKLKLAKFPTSVQAAAEELYTAINVEAGRQQEKLNEMMASLSEGDIRRGQLVFNSQKAACSACHAMGYMGGNIGPDLSRIGKIRTERDLLEAVVFPSVSFVRSYEPILVLTQSGKQFNGLIRKESPDEITLATGAKEEVRILRSDIEEIRPSTVSIMPAGLDTQLTKQQIADLIAFLKAKQ from the coding sequence ATGGTTTGCGTTTCTGCAATCCGTGTTGATTACGCCTTGGTAGTCAGCCTGCTATTTCTTGGTGCTACAGGCAATACGCCTGCGGCCGAAGTTCAACTGAACGGGCACACGTTCACATTGCCCGATGGCTTCGAGATCGAAGCGGTTGCCGCCGCGCCGCTGGTCAACCGGCCGATCACCGCCGATTTTGACGAACGGGGACGGCTGTATGTCGCCGATTCGTCGGGATCGAATGACAAGCCTGCCAAGCAACTGGAAGAACGTACTCATCGCATTGTCCGGTTGGAAGACACCGATGGCGACGGGCGGTTCGACAAATCGGTGGTGTTTGCCGACAAGATGATGTTTCCCGAAGGGACGCTGTGGTACGACGGCTCGCTCTATGTTTCCGCGCCACCCAGCATTTGGAAACTGACGGATACCGACGGTGACGGCGTGGCGGACCAGCGCGTGGAATGGTTCGAAGGAAAAACGCTGACCGGATGCGCCAACGACCTGCACGGTCCGTATCTCGGTCTGGACGGCTGGATCTATTGGTGTAAAGGGGCGTTTGCCGAGCAAACCTATTTGCAACTTCCGAAAGCGGTGCGGACAAGCTCTGATCCGAAAGACGCGACCGTGAAGCTCGAGCCGCGAACACTGGTCTCGAAAGCCGCCCACATTTTTCGCCGCAAAGCCGATGGCACAGGAATTGTCGAATCTGTCATGGCGGGCGGGATGGACAACCCGGTTGATGTGGCGTTCATGCCTACGGGCGAACGGATCTTTACCACGACGTTCCTGCAGCATCCCGGCGGCGGTTTGCGCGATGGTTTGATTCATGCGATTTATGGCGGCGTCTATGGGAAAAATCATGGTGTCATCAATTCTCATCCACGAACTGGCGAGCTGATGCCATCGCTCGTCCACATGGGACCGGCAGCACCCTGCGGATTGACGTGTTATGAATCGGCCGTATTCGGCAATGACTATCGAGACAACTTGTTTGCCTGTCAGTTCAACATGCACAAGGTCTCACGACATGTGCTCGAGCCGGAAGGCGCATCCTACAAGCCCACGACAACCGATTTTCTGGTTTCGTCGAATTTGGATTTCCATCCGACGGACATTCAAGAAGATGCCGACGGCAGCCTGGTGGTTTGTGACACGGGTGGCTGGTACACGATGTGTTGCCCGACATCGCAGTTGACCAAGCCCGATATCCTGGGCGCGATTTACCGCGTTCGTCGCATCGGCGCTGTGCGTGTCGCCGATGCGCGCGGTCAGAAGCTCGATTGGAAAGGGCCTTCAACGGCGGAACTGGTGTCGCGACTGGCCGACTCACGCCCGGCGGTTGTGACGAGTGCGATTCAGTTGCTGGCCAAGCAAGGCGTCGTCGCGATTCCGGAACTGACGAAGGCTGTCAAAGATTCGAAGAATCCTGACGTCCGCCGCAATGCCGTGTGGACGTTGACTCGCATCGAGCATCCCCAGGCCCGGACGCTGGTCCGAAATGCTATCAGTGACCCCCAATTGACGGTGAGGTTGGCCGCGTTGAATTCAGTCAGCTTGTGGCGAGATCAAGATGCCCTCTCATCGCTGACAACGTGCCTGGGTGACGACTCACTGCAGATCCGTCGGGTCGCCGCCGAGGCACTGGGACGGCTGGAAAGTGAACTTGCGATTCCTCGCTTACTGGAACTGGCCGCAAAACTTCCTTCTGATCGCATTCTGGAACACTCGGTAACCTATGCCCTGATCGAGATCGGCAAGTCGCTTGAGCTACCGACGGCACCCGCTCTGAATAAACCGGTTTCTCCTTCATTGCAGCGGGTTGTCGCGATTGCCAACGATCAAATGCCTGGAGGGAAGGTTGATCCACAGCAGGTCGTGCCCTGGCTGACGTCGAAAGAGCCGTTGCTGAAGGAGACGGCCCTTTGGCTAGTGGGGCGTCACGCCGATTGGGGTGACGCACTGGCAGGATACCTGCGATTCCGTTTGCAATCACCCGGCCTTTCCGAGGACGAGCAGCTAGAGCTGGTCCGCCAGTTGGCCCAGTTCGCGGGTGATGCGTCGATCCAACAACTGATCGCCAGCCATGTGGCGGCGTCGGTGCCGGGGGGGACCAAAGATTCGCGCCGCATCGTGCTGGAAGCAATGCGCACGTCGGCACTGAAAGAAATGCCGATTGGCTGGATCGAACCTCTGACGGGTGTATTGATCGAAAGCGATGCGGCATTGGTTCCGATTGCAATCGGAACTGTACGAGCCATTCCGATCAAGGGGGCCACTGATGACCTGAGAGTGGCGCTCCTAAAGATCGCCAGCAACCATGCGCTGTCGGAACCGGTTCGTGTCGAAGCGTTGGCCGCGATTCCCGATGGCGTTGCATTGCCGGCCGCGGAGCACTTCCAGTTGCTGGCGGATAGCTTGCGCGAAGAAGCGAGTGTCAGCACGCGATCGGCGGCCGTTGAAGCATTCGTGAAGTCGAAGCTGGATACGACACCGTTGGCGATGCTGGTGGATTCAATTCCGCTGGTGGGGCCGCTGGAATTGAATCGGTTGCTCAGTGCCTTCGAGCACTGTACGGACGAAGGGATCGGCATGAAGCTGATTGCCGCGTTGAAGCGTTCGCCCGTGCTCACCAGTCTGCGCGTCGATGCGGTGAAGCTGAAGCTGGCGAAGTTTCCGACGTCGGTTCAAGCCGCTGCGGAAGAACTTTATACCGCCATCAATGTTGAGGCTGGTCGTCAGCAGGAAAAGCTGAATGAAATGATGGCGTCGTTGTCAGAGGGCGATATTCGCCGTGGTCAACTGGTCTTCAACAGCCAGAAGGCCGCTTGCTCGGCTTGCCACGCGATGGGTTATATGGGCGGAAATATTGGCCCAGATTTGTCTCGAATCGGCAAGATCCGCACCGAGCGCGATCTGCTCGAAGCGGTTGTCTTCCCCAGTGTCAGTTTCGTGCGAAGTTATGAGCCGATCCTGGTACTGACGCAATCGGGAAAACAATTCAACGGACTGATCCGCAAAGAGTCGCCTGATGAAATTACGCTCGCGACGGGCGCGAAAGAAGAGGTTCGAATTCTGCGATCCGACATCGAAGAGATTCGGCCCAGCACAGTGTCGATCATGCCAGCCGGTTTGGACACGCAGTTGACGAAGCAACAGATCGCGGACCTGATCGCCTTTTTGAAGGCGAAGCAATAG
- a CDS encoding NfeD family protein: MHGSDRNRFPFEIGRCWIAAIPLCFLALTVSAADEAPAAKIPAGQFVTVTSPIDDVVFNRISTTALKLQHLALQEGRPAVLVLQIEPGTSQFHHAQGLARFLTSAQVSNLTTVAWLPATVTGPNVLVALACKQIVMHPDAELGDIGRGKPLDPEEQQAVLALAQKRHNMKINSAIVRGMMDKSQQLLRIRMRRTEDNKEELESRVVTKDEFETLRATAINIDNVEVVKEAGMVGLFRGSTARSLDILVAQTAETRLDVATHYGLPREALREIATEKENKKVRLIKMEGVIDHLQEGFLLRQIERAVRDESQAIVFQIDSPGGLLSSSTQLANAIADLQESKIRTIAYIEREAINGAAIVALGCDEIFMLPDAKIGDAGPIEIQPGRLFERAPEKILSQLKAELRLLAEKKHRPIAICEAMADRLMKVYQVTHRDNGRVWFMSEPEIHAANGEWIQGPLLRETTGELLFTATGSRAHELKIAESPVNDLDDLKARIGVPAGIRLIPVEKTWVDRLVFVLNQQPMVVLMITMGIALIYLELHFMTGILGILSVLCFSLFFWSNFMGGTAGWLEVVLFLLGVGCLALEIFVVPGFGVFGVSGILLVLASLVMACHSWSFDLMSNMEELAWHTGQVILSMGLVTIIMLLIARILPAIPGWESMVLAPPGSGVDEPRLRLATASSSSAQTGEIAIGQRGIAMTMLRPAGKARFDNRVIDVISDGPFITAESEIEVVELAGNRIVVRSA, translated from the coding sequence ATGCATGGTTCTGACAGAAATCGCTTCCCTTTCGAAATTGGCCGGTGCTGGATTGCGGCCATTCCGTTGTGTTTTTTAGCCCTGACGGTCAGCGCCGCAGACGAAGCGCCTGCCGCCAAGATCCCCGCCGGTCAATTCGTCACCGTCACGAGCCCAATCGATGATGTCGTGTTTAATCGCATCTCGACGACTGCTCTCAAGCTGCAGCATCTGGCCCTGCAAGAAGGACGCCCCGCAGTTCTGGTCCTGCAGATCGAGCCTGGAACCAGTCAGTTCCATCATGCTCAGGGGTTGGCACGGTTTCTGACATCCGCACAAGTGTCGAACCTGACGACGGTCGCCTGGCTTCCCGCCACGGTCACAGGTCCGAATGTGCTTGTGGCGCTGGCCTGTAAGCAGATCGTGATGCACCCCGATGCCGAACTCGGTGACATCGGTCGCGGCAAACCGCTCGACCCCGAAGAGCAGCAGGCTGTGCTCGCCCTCGCCCAAAAGCGACACAACATGAAAATCAATTCCGCCATCGTACGCGGCATGATGGACAAGTCTCAGCAGTTGCTTCGCATTCGGATGCGCCGCACGGAAGACAACAAAGAAGAACTCGAATCCCGCGTCGTGACGAAGGACGAATTCGAAACGCTGCGCGCAACCGCGATCAATATCGACAATGTCGAAGTCGTCAAAGAAGCAGGAATGGTCGGCCTGTTTCGCGGCAGTACCGCTCGATCTCTGGATATTCTCGTCGCACAAACGGCCGAGACGCGTCTGGACGTGGCGACTCATTACGGCCTGCCACGCGAGGCGCTGCGTGAAATCGCGACGGAAAAAGAAAATAAAAAAGTGCGCCTGATCAAAATGGAAGGAGTGATCGACCACCTGCAGGAAGGGTTCCTGCTCAGACAAATCGAGCGTGCGGTCCGCGACGAATCACAGGCGATCGTCTTCCAAATTGATTCCCCTGGTGGCCTGCTGTCCTCAAGCACGCAACTCGCCAATGCCATCGCCGATCTTCAAGAATCCAAGATCCGAACAATCGCTTATATCGAACGTGAAGCGATCAACGGTGCGGCGATCGTGGCACTCGGCTGCGACGAGATCTTCATGTTGCCCGACGCCAAGATTGGTGATGCGGGGCCTATTGAAATCCAACCAGGACGCCTGTTTGAGCGTGCCCCCGAAAAGATTCTGAGTCAACTCAAAGCCGAATTGCGTCTATTGGCGGAAAAGAAGCACCGTCCGATCGCCATCTGCGAGGCGATGGCCGACCGCTTGATGAAGGTCTATCAGGTCACACATCGCGATAACGGCCGGGTCTGGTTCATGAGCGAACCCGAAATTCATGCCGCCAATGGAGAATGGATTCAGGGCCCGCTGCTCCGGGAAACGACTGGTGAGCTTTTGTTTACTGCGACCGGATCGCGAGCCCACGAACTGAAGATTGCCGAATCGCCTGTCAACGATCTCGACGACTTGAAGGCACGAATTGGAGTCCCGGCCGGTATCCGACTCATTCCAGTCGAAAAAACGTGGGTCGATCGACTCGTTTTTGTCCTGAACCAGCAGCCAATGGTCGTCCTGATGATCACGATGGGAATTGCGCTCATTTATCTCGAGCTGCATTTCATGACGGGCATCCTCGGGATTCTGTCGGTCCTCTGCTTTTCGTTGTTCTTCTGGAGCAACTTCATGGGAGGTACCGCAGGCTGGCTGGAAGTCGTGTTGTTCCTGCTGGGAGTGGGATGCCTGGCGCTCGAGATCTTTGTCGTTCCAGGCTTTGGTGTCTTTGGAGTTTCCGGGATTCTGCTTGTTCTGGCGTCACTGGTGATGGCATGTCACTCATGGTCGTTCGACCTTATGAGCAACATGGAGGAACTCGCCTGGCACACAGGACAAGTCATTCTCTCAATGGGGCTTGTGACGATTATCATGCTGCTGATTGCTCGAATTCTGCCGGCAATTCCCGGATGGGAGTCGATGGTGCTGGCACCGCCAGGTTCGGGCGTCGACGAGCCGCGGCTACGGCTGGCAACGGCCTCGTCATCATCAGCCCAGACAGGTGAGATCGCGATCGGACAGCGGGGAATCGCCATGACAATGCTTCGCCCGGCGGGTAAAGCACGATTCGACAATCGAGTGATCGACGTGATCAGCGACGGCCCCTTTATCACGGCCGAGAGCGAAATTGAAGTCGTGGAACTGGCCGGGAATCGGATCGTCGTCCGGAGCGCCTGA
- a CDS encoding TraR/DksA family transcriptional regulator produces the protein MLKKVELDEFKKLLQVLRARLRGDVLHLTADALDRNENGSESKSPTHLAELGTETYEQEFTLRRVENEQGVLEEIEEAFERIKDETYGVCAGCTEAGRAPAKSMIPKTRLREIPYARNCVECERKRELNR, from the coding sequence ATGCTAAAAAAGGTTGAGCTGGATGAGTTCAAGAAGCTGCTGCAAGTGCTACGAGCCCGCCTTCGAGGGGACGTGCTGCACCTGACCGCAGACGCCTTGGATCGGAACGAAAACGGTTCCGAATCGAAGTCTCCCACCCATCTTGCTGAGTTGGGAACCGAGACTTACGAACAGGAATTTACGCTTCGACGCGTCGAGAACGAACAAGGAGTTCTCGAAGAGATCGAAGAGGCGTTTGAGCGAATTAAGGACGAGACCTACGGCGTGTGTGCGGGATGCACTGAAGCGGGACGAGCTCCCGCCAAGTCGATGATCCCGAAAACGCGACTGCGGGAAATCCCTTATGCAAGGAATTGCGTGGAATGCGAACGGAAGCGCGAGCTGAATCGATAG
- a CDS encoding signal peptidase II — protein MRTEARAESIGEPLAAESGSARRTPTISLTKGDLFGRYLLVTTLMAAGSIWDLWSKWSVFHDLGVHGVKPVWKGSFLGIAVKFDLATTFNRGALWGIGQNQTWLFASLSLLAIGAIVYFLWTRQAIASWWLTVATGLLLGGTLGNLYDRLGLHGWKDEKGPVYAVRDFLDFVFFDGKFEWATFNFADVYLVTGAIMLVLQSFWVPSPEQPQVK, from the coding sequence ATGCGAACGGAAGCGCGAGCTGAATCGATAGGCGAGCCCTTGGCTGCTGAATCTGGTTCTGCGCGTCGTACGCCTACCATCTCTTTGACAAAAGGCGACCTTTTCGGACGATATCTGCTTGTCACCACACTCATGGCTGCAGGTTCCATCTGGGACCTGTGGTCAAAGTGGTCCGTCTTCCATGATCTGGGTGTTCACGGGGTCAAGCCGGTCTGGAAAGGTTCGTTTCTTGGAATCGCCGTCAAATTTGACCTGGCCACAACATTCAACCGCGGGGCCCTCTGGGGAATCGGCCAAAATCAGACTTGGCTGTTCGCCAGCTTAAGCCTTCTGGCAATTGGCGCGATCGTCTACTTTTTATGGACACGCCAAGCGATCGCTTCCTGGTGGTTAACTGTGGCCACAGGCTTACTTCTTGGCGGAACTCTCGGTAATCTTTACGATCGACTTGGATTGCACGGCTGGAAAGACGAAAAAGGGCCGGTGTATGCTGTCCGAGACTTCTTGGATTTTGTATTCTTCGACGGGAAGTTTGAGTGGGCCACCTTCAACTTCGCCGATGTGTATCTCGTTACTGGAGCCATCATGTTGGTGCTCCAGTCGTTCTGGGTGCCGAGCCCCGAACAACCACAGGTAAAATGA
- the rpsD gene encoding 30S ribosomal protein S4: MGRYSGPKGRVNRRLGAMVFENAGAARALEKRPSPPGMAERRRKLSTYGMALADKQKIKYHYGMREAQLRRYFAKARAQKGNTGDILLVMCERRLDNVVRRAGFTVTRLQARQGIVHRHFQLNGKTVNKPSIFVGPGDVITLRNRPNVKKLYREIVDSSSRQSIDWVSFDSKDLEARVQALPTPRDATVPPIEIGRVIAFMSR; encoded by the coding sequence ATGGGTCGGTATTCGGGTCCCAAAGGACGTGTCAATCGCCGGTTAGGTGCGATGGTGTTTGAAAACGCCGGGGCGGCGCGGGCATTGGAAAAGCGACCGAGCCCGCCCGGTATGGCTGAGCGTCGCCGAAAGCTTTCAACCTACGGTATGGCTCTGGCCGACAAGCAGAAGATCAAGTACCACTATGGCATGCGTGAAGCGCAGTTGCGACGATATTTCGCCAAGGCACGCGCCCAAAAGGGTAACACCGGCGATATTCTCCTCGTGATGTGCGAACGCCGCCTGGACAATGTTGTCCGTCGTGCCGGCTTCACCGTCACCCGGCTTCAAGCTCGCCAGGGGATTGTGCATCGCCACTTCCAGTTGAATGGTAAGACCGTCAACAAGCCTTCGATCTTCGTGGGCCCCGGCGACGTGATCACCCTTCGCAATCGCCCCAATGTCAAGAAACTCTACCGCGAGATCGTCGACAGCTCGTCGCGTCAGTCGATCGACTGGGTCTCGTTCGACTCGAAGGATCTCGAAGCACGCGTGCAAGCACTGCCTACGCCACGCGACGCAACGGTTCCACCGATCGAAATCGGCCGTGTCATCGCCTTCATGTCGCGCTGA
- a CDS encoding menaquinone biosynthesis family protein, with protein sequence MTEKTLIRVGHSPDPDDAFMFHALANDKIETGPYQFTHQLQDIQTLNDRAFRGELELTAVSLHGYAYVTDKYALCACGCSMGDNYGPMIVARQPGSLNDFRGKRIAIPGKLTTAYLALKLALGDDFTPVFYPFDEILAVTKAGKVDAGLIIHEGQLTYQNDGLHLIVDLGKWWMNDTGLPLPLGGNAIRRDLGQKAMEEVTALLKQSIQYALDHRAESLAYALQFGRDLDRSQADKFVGMYVNDWTLDFGQRGRDAVRLLLDRAYQAKIIPHPVQLEFIG encoded by the coding sequence ATGACAGAAAAGACTCTCATTCGCGTTGGCCATAGTCCCGATCCTGATGACGCGTTCATGTTTCATGCGCTCGCCAACGACAAGATCGAAACTGGGCCATATCAGTTTACCCATCAGTTGCAAGACATTCAGACGCTGAATGACCGAGCATTTCGCGGCGAATTGGAACTGACGGCGGTCAGCTTGCATGGGTACGCCTATGTCACGGACAAATATGCGCTGTGCGCCTGCGGATGTAGCATGGGTGACAACTACGGTCCAATGATCGTGGCGCGTCAGCCCGGCAGTCTGAACGACTTCCGTGGCAAACGTATCGCGATTCCAGGCAAGCTCACCACTGCCTACTTGGCACTGAAGCTCGCTCTCGGCGACGATTTCACGCCCGTCTTCTATCCGTTTGACGAGATCCTTGCCGTGACGAAGGCAGGAAAAGTGGACGCTGGCCTGATTATCCACGAAGGTCAGTTGACCTATCAGAACGACGGGCTGCATCTGATTGTCGATCTGGGAAAATGGTGGATGAACGATACGGGCCTGCCGTTGCCGCTTGGTGGGAATGCCATTCGCCGCGATTTGGGTCAAAAGGCGATGGAAGAAGTGACGGCATTGCTGAAGCAAAGCATTCAATACGCACTCGATCATCGCGCTGAATCGCTCGCCTATGCACTGCAGTTTGGTCGCGATCTCGATCGCAGCCAGGCGGACAAGTTTGTGGGGATGTACGTCAACGACTGGACGCTCGATTTTGGTCAGCGCGGTCGTGACGCGGTTCGCTTGCTGCTCGATCGAGCCTATCAGGCGAAGATTATTCCGCATCCCGTTCAGCTCGAATTCATCGGTTGA